In Polypterus senegalus isolate Bchr_013 chromosome 12, ASM1683550v1, whole genome shotgun sequence, the following are encoded in one genomic region:
- the LOC120540135 gene encoding B-cell receptor CD22-like: MRRENMLFLISLLMISDAIQPNKHRVTFQNYTMDVNESSCVIIPCEFIQKPVQKTIWLKNPEYDSAIGEFVRTIVYDSETSLIDPAFRNRTEYLGNKDGNCTLKINDLQLNDTGNYKFRFKTEREWWISQSNVSITVHGNPCKVIITGPPSVTEEGVR; encoded by the exons ATGAGACGAGAAAACATGCTTTtcttaatatcattattaatGATTTCGG ATGCAATACAGCCCAATAAACATAGAGTCACGTTTCAGAATTATACAATGGATGTCAATGAGAGCTCCTGTGTGATAATACCTTGTGAGTTTATTcaaaaacctgttcaaaaaacaatttggttaaaaaatCCAGAGTATGATAGCGCCATTGGCGAATTTGTAAGGACGATAGTTTACGATAGTGAAACAAGCCTCATTGACCCAGCGTTCAGAAATCGAACTGAGTACCTCGGCAACAAAGACGGCAACTGTACCTTAAAGATCAACGATCTGCAGCTGAATGACACGGGCAACTACAAATTTAgatttaaaacagaaagagaatggTGGATAAGTCAATCCAATGTCAGCATCACTGTTCATG GAAATCCATGCAAGGTCATCATTACTGGGCCTCCATCAGTGACCGAGGAGGGAGTCCGTTAG